taaagtcactagcaagcatagcgtttctggcaggtacctaatcttaattttccccggaatacgacccgccaaataacaaccaggtacccattcactgctgggcgaacagaggctacaattaaggacTGGCACCCAGTCAATTATCCCTgatcaggatacgaacccaggccaaagcgctcgcgaagcaccgggcgagtgttttaccggGGCGCCACGGGGACTAAAAAGTATTTGAATATATACTCATTGACTTTCTAACTGACAAACTAGACTGTTCTGACTTTTAATTTGCTTTCAGAACTGGTTACTCATCATTGCTCTACAGTTTCGTGGTGGCGGAAACTATTCAGTGCTATAGCTCTGTTCTCTGTCTGTTTCTTGAAGCTTGCAAAGCTTTTGACAAAGTTGATTAAGCTAAATTTGTTAGAGAAATGCTTAGTATGTCCGGTCATGGCTAGATTATTGTATATTTTTTTATCAGGTATGCAATAAAAGCTGTGAAATGGAGTAATGTCCTCTCTAAAAATTTATCCATAAAAAACAGGGTCAAACAAGGTGCTGTGTTAAGTacaatattatttactactgtacctggccacgcgttgctgtggctcaacaacgcgtgtgcgttgctgaaccacagcaaccatTGTTTCCCCGCCCTCCCCACAATTtctccctcccctgtcccctcgtcctcagaACCAATcctcacttccctgtcccctcgtcaacCCAACAATTCCCCTCTCCACCGTCTCCtcattctccccaccattccccctcctcccctgtccctttttcctccccaccatcccccactccactatTCCCTCGtcatcctaaccattccccacttccccgtcccctcgtccttcccaccatctcccacttcctcatcccctcgtcctccctaccattccctcccctcccccgttttctcgtcctccccaccatttcccactccattgtcgatgcattcccaaatgatctgatgtttacatcagaaaattgggaacatcaaatgatctgatgtttccatcactgaaacataggaaaaacttttaaaaaacgaaatgaaaataaattaaaaaattaaaaataaactatactcgtaaaatgaacagtatggtaaacaacacagctcagttccaatgcaATGTTTCACAAAATAATtatctaaatgaaaataaattgaaatctatgaaaattaaatttatcaatgcaatcggaaacattgaaagtgaattgtaacatatttagtatagcatgtgttgttattacgtgcaacagatggcgctgttttaaaaaatagcatgtttttacctgtcataggtgtggcatctatacttgtactcacgaaatgaacggtatggtaaacaacacagctcaattccaatgcaatatcacacaaaataaataaatcaaaatgaaaataaattgaaatctatgaaaattcaatttatcaaagcaatcggaaacattgaaatgggatcgtaacatatttagtatagagtgtgttgctattacatgcaacagatgatgTTGTTTTTCGAAAAAAATTTGTTTTCACCTATCACAGGTATTTTACCTGTGATTGGTATTTGCTATTTTACCTGTGCATTTGCTATTTTACCtatcatctatatagtaggtatatataaaCGTGTgttttcgaatggaacgttgtgtcaaaatttcaaagcaatcggtgaagaacttttggagattacaatatgtgttgctcctacgtccaacagatggtgctgtttcgttaaaaaaaaaaacgtgtttttttcctgtcacaggtgaggcatgtatatagcagGCATATAAaaaaacgcgcctattcgaatgcaacgttgtgacaaaatttcaaagcaatcggtaaagaggtttcgaagatttccctcacatgaaaaacacattaaaaactaagtttaaaaaaaaaaatgttttttcccgtcgcagacgtgatatctatatagcatatatatataaatccgctcggatgtgaatggaatgttgtgtgaaaatttcaaagcaattggttatgaactttcggagattagcgattttgaagaaacgaatatttacatttttatttatatagatcttGACCCATTGTTAAAAAAGTTGAGCGTCAGACGAGCTGGTGGTCACATAGGCGGTATCAAGGCTAATATTTTCAGTTCTACTGATGATCTAATTCTGCTCACACCTACCAGAGAGACTATAAATAGCTTGATTGAAATATGTGAAAGATGTAGTGCAGAAAACAGCATATCGTTCAAGCCTATCATGTGTGCGGCAGCTACTTTCAACTCGCAGGACTCATTTTACAGGCATCCCAGTCTCAAGTGGCGGTggtgtctacccccccccccccacatgttgtcttttgttctcccagtctacctTTCCATGGTTGAGTCTCATGGAAAAGAAGACGAACGCATAAGGCGACAGATGCTGCTCTTTCTGCTATAGTATTCACTGCACTGTTGTTTGTGTCATACTCTggcctgggtcttctgttattTGGCGGAGGGCTATATATATCCctgctactactattactactactctttgtcctcccatcgtcatggtgcctatgTAGCCTCTGAACACCTTCAGTTGAGGATAACCATCTTTTTGAAACTACAGGCTTTTGATGCAAATAGGGCCTACTTTCCTTCTTTTTCTTTATTAAAGTGTAGTTCTGGGGAAACAATGCATCTGTTATAacacctgacaattttgtttcagtgagtgctATTATATCCGAGTGCTCTTTTTCCCAAACTGACCTGCTTTGTCTGTAATCCTTCTGTGTTTGAGTATATTACCTTGAAGTTGACTCCTTTTTGTCCAGTCTGTTTCCTTTGATATCCTTGAGATAGAGAGAAGGGAGGATCTACGAtgagagggcagggagagtctagcatgggagggcagggagggtcTGACATGGGAGGgctgggagagtctggcatgggagggcagggagggtctgacatgggagggtagggagagtctggcatgggagggcagggagggtctgacatgggagggtagggagagtctggcatgggagggcagggagagtctggcatgggagggtagggagagtctggcatgggagggcagggagagtctggcatgggagggcagggagagtctggcatgggagggcagggagagtctggcatgggagggcagggagagtctggcatgggagggcagggagggtctgacatgggagggtagggagagtctggcatgggagggtagggagagtctggcatgggagggcatggagagtctggcatgggagggtagggagagtctagcatgggagggcagggagagtctagcatgggagggcagggagagtctagcatgggagggcagggagagtctggcatgggagggcagggagagtctggcatgggagggcagggagagtctggcatggaAGGGCATGGAGAGTCTAGCATGGGAGGGCAAGGAGAGTCTGGCATGGAAAAGCAGGGAGAGTTTGGCATGGGATGGTAGGGAGAGTCTTTCATGGGAGtgcagggagagtctggcatgggagggcagggagagtctggcatgggagggcagggagagtttggcataggagggcagggagagtctggcatgggagggcagggagagtctggcatgggagggtAGGGAATGTCTGGTATGAGAGGGtagggagagtctggcatgggagggcagggagagtttggcatgggagggcagggagagtctggcatgggagggcatggagagtctggcatgggagggcagggagagtctagcatgggagggtagggagagtctggcatgggagggcagggagagtctggagagtctagcatgggagggcagggagagtctggcatgggagggcagggagagtctggagagtctagcatgggagggcagggagagtctggagagtctggcatgggagggcagggagagtctggcatgggagggcagggagagtctgacatgggagggcagggagagtctggcatgggagggcagggagagtctggagagtctagcatgggagcgcagggagagtctggcatgggagggcagggagagtctggcatgggagggtagggagagtctggcatgggagggcagggagagtctggcatgggagggcagggagagtctagcatgggagggcagggagagtctggcatgggagggtagggagagtctagcatgggagggcagggaaagtctggcatgggagggcagggagagtctggagagtctggcatgggagggcaggagagtctggcatgggagggcagggagagtctagcatgggagggcagggaaagtctggcatgggagggcagggagagtctagcatgggagggcagggagagtctagcatgggagggcagggagagtctggcatgggagggcagggagagtctggcatgggagggcagggagagtctggcatgggagggcagggagagtctagcatgggagggcagggagagtctggcatgggagggtagggagagtctagcatgggagggcagggagagtctggcatgggagggcagggagagtctggaGAGTcgggcatgggagggcagggagaatctagcatgggagggcagggagagtctggaGAATctagcatgggagggcagggagagtctggcatgggagggcagggagagtctggaGAGTCGGGCAtaggagggcagggagagtcgggcatgggagggcagggagagtctagcatgggagggcagggagagtctggcatgggagggcagggagagtctagcatgggagggcagggagagtctggcatgggagggctgggagagtctggagagtcgggcatgggagggcagggagagtctggcatgggagggcagggagagtctggcatgggagggcagggagagtctggcatgggagggcagggagagtctggcatgggagggcagggagagtctggcatgggagggcagggagggtctgacatgggagggtagggagagtctggcatgggagggtagggagagtctggcatgggagggcatggagagtctggcatgggagggtagggagagtctagcatgggagggcagggagagtctagcatgggagggcagggagagtctagcatgggagggcagggagagtctggcatgggagggcagggagagtctggcatgggagggcagggagagtctggcatggaAGGGCATGGAGAGTCTAGCATGGGAGGGCAAGGAGAGTCTGGCATGGAAAAGCAGGGAGAGTTTGGCATGGGATGGTAGGGAGAGTCTTTCATGGGAGtgcagggagagtctggcatgggagggcagggagagtctggcatgggagggcagggagagtttggtataggagggcagggagagtctggcatgggagggcagggagagtctggcatgggagggtAGGGAATGTCTGGTATGAGAGGGtagggagagtctggcatgggagggcagggagagtttggcatgggagggcagggagagtctggcatgggagggcatggagagtctggcatgggagggcagggagagtctagcatgggagggtagggagagtctggcatgggagggcagggagagtctggagagtctagcatgggagggcagggagagtctggcatgggagggcagggagagtctggagagtctagcatgggagggcagggagagtctggagagtctggcatgggagggcagggagagtctggcatgggagggcagggagagtctgacatgggagggcagggagagtctggcatgggagggcagggagagtctggagagtctagcatgggagggcagggagagtctggcatgggagggcagggagagtctggcatgggagggcagggagagtctggcatggaAGGGCATGGAGAGTCTAGCATGGGAGGGCAAGGAGAGTCTGGCATGGAAAAGCAGGGAGAGTTTGGCATGGGATGGTAGGGAGAGTCTTTCATGGGAGtgcagggagagtctggcatgggagggcagggagagtctggcatgggagggcagggagagtttggcataggagggcagggagagtctggcatgggagggcagggagagtctggcatgggagggtAGGGAATGTCTGGTATGAGAGGGtagggagagtctggcatgggagggcagggagagtttggcatgggagggcagggagagtctggcatgggagggcatggagagtctggcatgggagggcagggagagtctagcatgggagggtagggagagtctggcatgggagggcagggagagtctggagagtctagcatgggagggcagggagagtctggcatgggagggcagggagagtctggagagtctagcatgggagggcagggagagtctggagagtctggcatgggagggcagggagagtctggcatgggagggcagggagagtctgacatgggagggcagggagagtctggcatgggagggcagggagagtctggagagtctagcatgggagcgcagggagagtctggcatgggagggcagggagagtctggcatgggagggtagggagagtctggcatgggagggcagggagagtctggcatgggagggcagggagagtctagcatgggagggcagggagagtctggcatgggagggtagggagagtctagcatgggagggcagggaaagtctggcatgggagggcagggagagtctggagagtctggcatgggagggcaggagagtctggcatgggagggcagggagagtctagcatgggagggcagggaaagtctggcatgggagggcagggagagtctagcatgggagggcagggagagtctagcatgggagggcagggagagtctggcatgggagggcagggagagtctggcatgggagggcagggagagtctggcatgggagggcagggagagtctagcatgggagggcagggagagtctggcatgggagggtagggagagtctagcatgggagggcagggagagtctggcatgggagggcagggagagtctggaGAGTcgggcatgggagggcagggagaatctagcatgggagggcagggagagtctggaGAATctagcatgggagggcagggagagtctggcatgggagggcagggagagtctggaGAGTCGGGCAtaggagggcagggagagtcgggcatgggagggcagggagagtctagcatgggagggcagggagagtctggcatgggagggcagggagagtctagcatgggagggcagggagagtctggcatgggagggctgggagagtctggagagtcgggcatgggagggcagggagagtctggcatgggagggcagggagagtctggcatgggagggcagggagagtctggcatgggagggcagggagagtctagcataggagggcagggagagtctggaGAATctagcatgggagggcagggagagtctggagagtctggcatgggaggacagggagagtctggcatgggagggcagggagagtctggagagtctggcatgggagggcagggagagtctggcatgggagggcagggagagtctagcatgggagggcagggagagtctggcatgggagggcagggagagtctggcatgggagggcagggagagtctagcataggagggcagggagagtctggcatgggagggcaaggaaagtctggcatgggagggcagggagagtctagCATGGGAGAGCAGGGAGAGTCTAGCAtaggagggcagggagagtctggcatgggagggcagggaaagtctggcatgggagggcagggagagtctagCATGGGTTTGCAGGGAGAGTCttgcatgggagggcagggagagtctggcatgggaggaCAGGGAGAGcctggcatgggagggcagggagagtctggcatgggagggcagggagagtctggcatgggagggcagggagagtctggcatgggaaggcagggagagtctggcatgggagggcagggagagtctggcatgggaaGGCAGGGAGAGTCTAGCAtaagagggcagggagagtctggcatgggagggcagggagagtctggcatgggagggcagggagagtctggcatgggagggcagggagagtctggcatgggaaGGCAGGGAGACTctagcatgggagggcagggagagtctgacatgggagggtagggagagtctggcatgggagggtagggagagtctggcatgggagggtAATGAGAGTctagcatgggagggcagggaaagtctggcatgggagggcagggagagtctggcatgggagggtagggagaatctggcatgggagggcagggagagtctggcatgggagggcagggagagtctggcatgggagggtagggagagtctggcatgggagggcagggagagtctggcatgtgagggcagggagagtctggcatgggagggcagggagagtctggcatgggagggcagggagagtctagcatgggagggcagggagagtctggcatgggagggcagggagagtctggcatgggagggcagggagagtctgacatgggagggtagggagagtctggcatgggagggtagggagagtctgaatgggagggtagggagagtctggagagtctagcatgggagcgcagggagagtctggcatgggagggcagggagagtctggcatgggagggtAATGAGAGTctagcatgggagggcagggaaagtctggcatgggagggcagggagagtctggcatgggagtGCAGGGAGAGTctagcatgggagggcagggagagtctggcatgggagggcaggagagtctggcatgggagggcagggagagtctagcatgggagggcagggaaagtctggcatgggagggcagggagagtctagcatgggagggcagggagagtctagcatgggagggcagggagagtctggcatgggagggcagggagagtctggcatgggagggcagggagagtctggcatgggagggcagggagagtctggcatgggagggcagggagagtctagcatgggagggcagggagagtctggcatgggagggtagggagagtctagcatgggagggcagggagagtctggcatgggagggcagggagagtctggagaatctggcatgggagggcagcagagtctggcatgggagggcagggagagtctagcatgggagggcagggaaagtctggcatgggagggcagggagagtctagcatgggagggcagggagagtctagcatgggagggcagggagagtctggcatgggagggcagggagagtctggcatgggagggcagggagagtctggcatgggagggcagggagagtctagcatgggagggcagggagagtctggcatgggagggtagggagagtctagcatgggagggcagggagagtctggcatgggagggcagggagagtctggaGAGTcgggcatgggagggcagggagaatctagcatgggagggcagggagagtctggaGAATctagcatgggagggcagggagagtctggcatgggagggcagggagagtctggaGAGTCGGGCAtaggagggcagggagagtcgggcatgggagggcagggagagtctagcatgggagggcagggagagtctggcatgggagggcagggagagtctagcatgggagggcagggagagtctggcatgggagggctgggagagtctggagagtcgggcatgggagggcagggagagtctggcatgggagggcagggagagtctggcatgggagggcagggagagtctggcatgggagggcagggagagtctagcataggagggcagggagagtctggaGAATctagcatgggagggcagggagagtctggagagtctggcatgggaggacagggagagtctggcatgggagggcagggagagtctggagagtctggcatgggagggcagggagagtctggcatgggagggcagggagagtctagcatgggagggcagggagagtctggcatgggagggcagggagagtctggcatgggagggcagggagagtctagcataggagggcagggagagtctggcatgggagggcaaggaaagtctggcatgggagggcagggagagtctagCATGGGAGAGCAGGGAGAGTCTAGCAtaggagggcagggagagtctggcatgggagggcagggaaagtctggcatgggagggcagggagagtctagCATGGGTTTGCAGGGAGAGTCttgcatgggagggcagggagagtctggcatgggaggaCAGGGAGAGcctggcatgggagggcagggagagtctggcatgggagggcagggagagtctggcatgggagggcagggagagtctggcatgggaaggcagggagagtctggcatgggagggcagggagagtctggcatgggaaGGCAGGGAGAGTCTAGCAtaagagggcagggagagtctggcatgggagggcagggagagtctggcatgggagggcagggagagtctggcatgggagggcagggagagtctggcatgggaaGGCAGGGAGACTctagcatgggagggcagggagagtctgacatgggagggtagggagagtctggcatgggagggtagggagagtctggcatgggagggtAATGAGAGTctagcatgggagggcagggaaagtctggcatgggagggcagggagagtctggcatgggagggtagggagaatctggcatgggagggcagggagagtctggcatgggagggcagggagagtctggcatgggagggtagggagagtctggcatgggagggcagggagagtctggcatgggagggcagggagagtctggcatgggagggcagggagagtctggcatgggagggcagggagagtctagcatgggagggcagggagagtctggcatgggagggcagggagagtctggcatgggagggcagggagagtctgacatgggagggtagggagagtctggcatgggagggtagggagagtctgaatgggagggtagggagagtctggagagtctagcatgggagcgcagggagagtctggcatgggagggcagggagagtctggcatgggagggtAATGAGAGTctagcatgggagggcagggaaagtctggcatgggagggcagggagagtctggcatgaGAGTGCAGGGAGAGTctagcatgggagggcagggagagtctggcatgggagggcaggagagtctggcatgggagggcagggagagtctagcatgggagggcagggaaagtctggcatgggagggcagggagagtctagcatggagggcagggagagtctagcatgggagggcagggagagtctggcatgggagggcagggagagtctggcatgggagggcagggagagtctggcatgggagggcagggagagtctggcatgggagggcagggagagtctagcatgggagggcagggagagtctggcatgggagggtagggagagtctagcatgggagggcagggagagtctggcatgggagggcagggagagtctggaGAGTcgggcatgggagggcagggagagtcttgcatgggagggcagggagagtctggaGAATctagcatgggagggcagggagagtctggcatgggagggcagggagagtctggaGAGTCGGGCATGGGAGGGCACGGAGAGTCTGGAGAGTcgggcatgggagggcagggagagtctagcatgggagggcagggagagtctggcatgggaaGGCTGGGAGAGTctagcatgggagggcagggagagtctagcatgggaggggagggagagtctGGAGAGTcgggcatgggagggcagggagagtctggcatgggagggcagggagagtctggcatgggagggcagggagagtctggcatgggagggcagggagagtctagcataggagggcagggagagtctggaGAATctagcatgggagggcagggacagtctggagagtctggcatgggaggacagggagagtctggcatgggagggcagggagagtctagcatgggagggcagggagagtctggcatgggagggcagggagagtctggcatgggagggcagggagagtctagCATAGGAGGccagggagagtctggcatgggagggcaaggaaagtctggcatgggagggcgGGGAGAGTCTAGCATGGGAGAGCAGGGAGAGTCTAGCATAGGAGGGCAaggagagtctggcatgggagggcagggaaaGTCTGGCAtgagagggcagggagagtctagCATGGGTTTGCAGGGAGAGTCttgcatgggagggcagggagagtctggcatgggaggaCAGGGAGAGCTTGGCATGGgggggcagggagagtctggcatgggagggcagggagagtctggcatgggagggcagggagagtctggcatgggaaggcagggagagtctggcatgggagggcagggagagtctggcatgggagggcagggagagtttggCATAGGAGACtagggagagtctggcatgggagggcagggagagtctggcatgggagggcagggagagtctagcatgggagggcagggagagtctggcatgggagggcagggagagtcgggcatgggagggcagggagagtctggcatggaAGGCCATGGAGAGTCTAGCATGGGAGGGCAAGGAGAGTCTGGCATGGAAAAGCAGGGAGAGTTTGGCATGGGATGGTAGGGAGAGTCTttcatgggagggcagggagagtctggcatgggagggcagggagagtctggcatgggagggcagggagagtttggcataggagggcagggagagtctggcatgggagggcagggagagtctggcatgggagggtAGGGAATGTCTGGTATGAGAGGGtagggagagtctggcatgggagggcagggagagtctagcatgggagggcagggagagtctagcatgggagggcagggagagtctggcatgggagggcagggagagtctggcatgggagggcagggagagtctggcatgggaaGGCAGGGAGAGTctagcatgggagggcagggagagtctgacatgggagggcagggagagtctggcatgggagggcagggagagtctggcatgggaaGGCAGGGAGAGTctagcatgggagggcagggagagtctgacatgggagggtagggagagtctggcatgggagggtagggagagtctggcatgggagggcagggagagtctggcatgggagggtAATGAGAGTctagca
Above is a window of Procambarus clarkii isolate CNS0578487 chromosome 11, FALCON_Pclarkii_2.0, whole genome shotgun sequence DNA encoding:
- the LOC138363551 gene encoding spidroin-1-like, translated to MGEQGESSIGGQGESGMGGQGKSGMGGQGESSMGLQGESCMGGQGESGMGGQGEPGMGGQGESGMGGQGESGMGGQGESGMGRQGESGMGGQGESGMGRQGESSIRGQGESGMGGQGESGMGGQGESGMGGQGESGMGRQGDSSMGGQGESDMGG